One stretch of Oncorhynchus clarkii lewisi isolate Uvic-CL-2024 chromosome 3, UVic_Ocla_1.0, whole genome shotgun sequence DNA includes these proteins:
- the LOC139391682 gene encoding protein O-linked-mannose beta-1,4-N-acetylglucosaminyltransferase 2 has product MRAASCRMNVAAILNGLLVSVVAALLWKYVRLSEHAAVLEEELQLTRQSQELSQARIDYHAALLALQEHGTRMVCTGKMHTDRICRFDYLCYCTEAEEFVFFHSNSSFMLPNLGPRRFQPALLDLSSVEDHNTQYFNFLELPAAALKFMPKPVFVPDVTLILNRFNPDNLMHVFHDDLLPIFYTMRQYSDLDDEARLVFMEGWGEGAHFDLYRLLSNKQPLLKDQLRNFGKLMCFTKSYVGLSKMTTWYQYGFVQPQGPKANILVSGNEIRQFASSLMEKLNITTRGGEESAAEEKDEYFVVFSRSINRLILNEAELILVLVQEFQMRAVTVSLEEQNFPRIVKVISGASILVSMHGAQLVSSLFLPRGAVVVELFPYAVNPEQYTPYKTLASLPGMDLQYVAWRNMVEENSVAYPERPWEQGGIAHLDKEEQDHILTSKEVPRHLCCRNPEWLYRIYQDTIVDIPSLLEALRAIVKTRPNLKKAKPASTVHPGRVREPQCQTSVQATNEAKLTVSWQIPWNLKYLKVREVKYEVWIQEQGENTYMPYILPHQNYTFSENIKPFTTYLVWVRCIFNKNLLGPFADVLMCRT; this is encoded by the coding sequence ATGCGTGCGGCGAGCTGCAGGATGAACGTGGCGGCCATTCTGAATGGCCTGCTGGTGTCGGTGGTGGCAGCACTGCTCTGGAAGTACGTCAGGCTAAGCGAGCACGCTGCAGTACTGGAGGAGGAGCTGCAGCTGACCCGCCAGTCCCAGGAGCTGTCCCAGGCCCGGATAGACTACCACGCCGCTCTGCTCGCCCTCCAGGAGCATGGCACCCGCATGGTCTGCACCGGCAAGATGCACACTGACCGCATCTGCCGCTTCGACTACCTGTGCTACTGCACCGAGGCCGAAGAGTTTGTCTTCTTCCACAGCAACTCCTCCTTCATGCTGCCCAACCTAGGGCCCCGGCGCTTCCAGCCGGCCCTGCTGGACCTGTCCTCTGTGGAGGATCACAACACCCAGTACTTCAACTTCCTGGAGCTGCCCGCAGCTGCCCTCAAGTTCATGCCCAAGCCTGTGTTTGTCCCTGACGTCACCCTCATCCTCAACCGGTTCAATCCGGATAACCTGATGCACGTGTTCCACGATGACCTGCTGCCCATCTTCTACACCATGCGGCAGTACTCGGACCTGGATGATGAGGCCCGCCTGGTCTTCATGGAGGGCTGGGGTGAGGGCGCACACTTTGACCTCTACCGCCTGCTGAGCAACAAGCAGCCACTTCTCAAAGACCAGCTGAGGAACTTTGGAAAACTTATGTGCTTCACAAAGTCCTACGTGGGCTTGTCCAAGATGACCACATGGTACCAGTACGGCTTTGTCCAGCCACAGGGCCCCAAAGCCAACATCCTGGTCTCTGGGAACGAGATCCGCCAGTTTGCCTCATCGCTAATGGAGAAGCTCAATATCACcacgagaggaggagaggagagtgcagCGGAGGAAAAGGATGAGTACTTCGTAGTGTTCAGTCGCTCCATCAACAGACTCATCCTGAACGAAGCGGAGCTGATCCTGGTGTTAGTGCAGGAGTTCCAGATGAGAGCGGTGACGGTGTCTCTGGAGGAGCAGAACTTCCCCAGAATCGTCAAGGTCATCAGCGGGGCCTCCATATTGGTCAGCATGCACGGGGCCCAgctggtctcctctctcttcctcccccggGGGGCCGTCGTTGTGGAGCTCTTCCCCTATGCGGTCAACCCAGAGCAGTACACCCCTTACAAAACCCTGGCCTCTCTACCAGGCATGGACCTGCAGTATGTGGCCTGGAGGAACATGGTGGAGGAGAACTCTGTGGCCTACCCAGAGAGGCCCTGGGAGCAGGGAGGTATAGCCCACCTGGATAAGGAAGAGCAGGATCACATCCTGACCAGTAAGGAAGTACCCAGACACCTGTGCTGCCGCAACCCTGAGTGGCTCTATCGTATTTACCAGGACACCATAGTGGACATCCCTTCTTTACTAGAGGCTCTCAGAGCGATCGTGAAAACCAGGCCCAACCTGAAGAAGGCCAAGCCTGCCAGCACGGTCCACCCGGGCCGGGTCAGAGAGCCCCAGTGCCAGACATCGGTCCAGGCCACCAACGAGGCCAAGCTGACTGTGTCCTGGCAAATCCCCTGGAACCTGAAGTACCTGAAGGTCAGGGAAGTGAAGTACGAAGTGTGGATCCAAGAGCAAGGAGAGAACACGTACATGCCTTATATTCTCCCCCACCAGAACTATACCTTCTCTGAAAACATCAAACCCTTTACGACGTACCTGGTGTGGGTGCGCTGCATCTTTAACAAAAACCTCCTGGGGCCTTTTGCCGATGTACTCATGTGCAGGACATAA